In Armatimonadia bacterium, the sequence AGGCTCGGATCGCCGGCGCACAGATAGATGATCAGGGCGCCTCGGCCCTCGGCTTTGGCCTCCGAGAAGGCCTGCTGAAGACGACTCATGGACGAACAACCCCTCTCTGGTACCAACAGCACCGGGTCGGGGTCTTCACGGCGCAGGGGCTCCGCCCCTACAACCCCGCTGGGGCCCAGGCCCCAGACCCCTCTTGTCGTGCGGATTCCGGGCAGAAGCTTCGCTTGCGCTGCCGGAATCCGCACCCTTCGGGCCAGAACGGCGAGGCCCCGGACAGCCCAGGGACACGGACTTCAGCGCGTCAGTGCTAGCACCGGAAGGCTCTCAGCCGCGCAGAGCGAGAAGGCGCTTGACCTCGGCGACGTCCTTGTCTCCCCGGCCCGACACGTTGATGACGATCAGGTCGTCGGGCGCGAACTGGCCCTTGCGCTTGAGGACCTCGGCGACGGCATGGGAGCTCTCGAGCGCCGGGATGATGCCCTCCATCTCGGAGAGAGCGATGAAGGCGTCGAGGGCCTCTCGGTCGGTGACGGGCACGTACTGGGCTCGGCCGGTGTCCTTGAGGTAGCAGTGCTCGGGGCCGACGCCCGGGTAGTCAAGACCGGCGGAGATGGAGTAGGCCTCCAGAACCTGCCCGTCCTCATCCTGCAGCACGTACTCGGCCGCACCGTGGAGGATGCCGAAGGTGCCCTTGGTGAGGGTCGCGGCGTGCTTGTCGGTGTCCACGCCCATACCGGCGGCCTCGACACCGATCAGCTCGACGCCCTCGTCGCCGAGGAAGTCGTGGAAGATGCCCATGGCGTTGCTTCCGCCGCCGACGCAGGCGAAGACCTTGGTCGGGAGGCGGCCTTCCTTCTCCAGGCACTGCTGCCGGGCTTCTTTGCCGATGACGCTCTGGAAGTCGCGCACCATCGTCGGATAGGGGTGCGGTCCGCAGACGCTGCCGATGATATAGAAGGTGTCGTCCACGTTCTCGATCCAGTCGCGCATGGCCTCATCGAGAGCGTCGGCGAGGGTGCCGGAGCCGGAGCTGACCGGCACGACCTCGGAGCCGAGAAGCTGCATGCGGTAGCAATTGAGCTCCTGACGGCGGATGTCCTCGGTGCCCATGTAGACGGCGCACTTCATGCCGAAGAGGGCAGCGACGGTGGCCGAAGCGACACCGTGCTGGCCCGCGCCGGTCTCGGCGATGACCCGGGGCTTGCCCATGCGTCTGGCAAGCAGGCCCTGGCCGAGAGTGTTGTTGATCTTGTGGGAGCCGGTGTGGTTGAGGTCCTCGCGCTTGAGGTAGACCTTCGCACCAACGAGCTCACTGAGGCGCGCGGCATAGGTCAGTGGCGAGGGACGGCCGGCATAGTCGCGCAGATAGGCGTCAAGCTCCTGCTGGAAGCTGGGGTCGGCCTTCGCCTCGGCGTAGACGGCATCAAGCTCCTGCAGGGCGGCCATGAGCATCTCGGGCACGTACTGGCCGCCATAGCGACCGAAACGTCCGGGTTCGGCTTGCGTGGTCATCGTGGCAATTCCCTTTCGGTGGGCTGCCCGCGGTCGGGGCTCGTCCCCTCCGGGCAGCAGATATGTGGACTGGCAAAGCTCCAGCAGTCGCAAAAAAGCCGTGAGCGTTGCGAGCACGCCCACGGCCACAGGTTCGGTCTACGAAATCCCAGGCAGGCTGACAGGCGGCTCGCGCTAGAGCGAGTGACGCCAAGACCAGGCTCGAGGATTCCTTTCGATGTGCATCTCGTTATCTCTCCGCAGTCCGTCTAGGCGTAGTGTATTGCGCCCGCAAGGCGAAGTCAAGTCGAAGGGTCAGACCTCGGTTCGGTCCCTGGGACGCTCGCCCGGCCGGGCCTGGACCGAAGTGAGAGGTCGCAGGCGCTGGCCCGGGTCCTCGCTCTCCATGAGGATCGACCCGACCAGGACGGCATCGACGCCACAGGCGGCCAGTCGCTGGACATCCTCGATGCCGTGGACGCCGCTTTCGCTGACGAGGAGGCGATCCCGGGGGACGCGCGACGCAAGGGCCTCGGTGTGCGCCAGGTCCACGGTCATGGTCTTGAGGTCGCGATTGTTGATGCCGATGACCTCGGCCCCGGCGTCGAGAGCGCGCTGGATTTCCTCGGCGTTGTGCGTCTCAACCAGCACGCCCAGATCAAGGGATTTGGCAAGCTGCAGCAGGAGACGCAACTCCAGGTCCCTGAGCGCCGCAACGATGAGCAGGATCGCGTCGGCCTCCAGAGCTCGCGACTCGTAGACCTGGTAGTCATCGCAGATGAAGTCCTTGCGCAGCACCGGCAGGGGCATGTAGCTGCGCGCCCGGTGAACCATGAAGTCGTACCCGTGGAAGAACTTGGCCTCGGTGACGCAACTGATGGCGGAGGCGCCGTTTCCGGAGTACTCCTGGGCCAGGACCCGCGGGTCGAGGAGCTGGTCGAAGGCCCCGTGGCTGGGGCTGCCGTACTTGATCTCGGCGATGACCTTCACCTGGGGACCGCGGAGCATGGCACGGAAGTTCCGTGGCGAACCAAGTTGCCTGATGCGCTCCTGCAGGTGGTGCACGGGGACTTTCTGTTTGAGCGCTTCCACCTCGAGGCGGCGGTTTGCGACGATCTCATCAAGGATAGTGTCGGCCATAGCTCAGGATATCGATCTCCAACACAGGAGGGCGGTCGCGGCAGGTCAGTTGCCTGCCCTTGGCGGCTCCTGCGTCTGTGGGTTCATGAAGCGGTTGTTGGTGAGGCAGAGGCCCCGGGAGGCCGGATCGTACTGCACGGCCCAGCCCTTGGCGCTGAGGATGTTACCCGCAAGGCTCAGGTCATGGCAACTGCGGTCCGCGCTGATCATGACCCGCTGAACCTGGGGCTGGAGACGGACGGGTCATAGCTGCGCCACCAGTGGTGCGAGGACCTCGGCGACTCCCCGCAGGAAGGTCTCATCCTCCAGGCTGTAGGCGCCGGGGTCATCGCAGTCGGAGTCTATCTGCCCGACGATCTGTCCCTCATGCCAGAGGAGCACGACAATCTCGCTACGCACGGTATCGCTGCAGGCAAGGTAGTTCTCGATGGCGCGGACGTCCTGAATGACCTGGTTGGTCCGCTCGGAGACGGCAGTCCCGCACACTCCCCTACCGACGGGAATGCGGACGTGGTCGGTCGGCTTGCCGACGAAGGGTCCGAGCTCGAGCACGTCGCCACGGAGCACGTAGACGCCGACCCACTGGTAGCGGGGATGGCGGTCCTGGATGGCCTGCATGGCCACCTGAACGGCCTCTTCGGGCGACCGCCCAGGTACCGTGTCGCGGATATGGGCCAGTGTCTGTTCGTAGCTGCAGGTCACGGTTTCCTCCCCGGGGCGGCCAACCAGCGTAACACGGCCTACTCCGCCGCCCACTCCGTCCTAGAGCCCCATGAGGCGGTTCGCACGGTCGGCGATACTCTTCGAACGCTCCTTCAGGAACCGGGCGTAGTCGTCTCTCATCAAGGCGTCTTCGGCCGAGGAGAAGATCAGATGCGTCCTGAGCCACCGTCGCCAGTTGGTGCCTGCCTTGCGAGCAAACTCCCGCAGGTACTTCGAGGGCGGCTGCGCCCCAATGCCGAGGTTCGTCTGAGCCGGAATGAGCATAATGTTGGCAACGCTGTTGGCCTGCTTCTCGTCCCACCCTTTCCCCGCGAGCCACTTCTTCGGGAAGATGTGGTGGTAGTGGCGTCCGTTGGCCCTCGAGAGGGAGTTGTCCAGAGTTACCGGCATGCCGCTGTGGAGGTCGACCGGACCGGTCTTCGCCAGGGCGGCCAGCACTGCAGCCGAGAACGCCCAGGAGGGTTTGTGGGGTGCCTCGATTATGCGCTCGGGAGGAACGGGATCGACTTCCCATAGCACGCGGCGCGTCTTCCCAGCAAGGTCGCCCATCAGCTTCATATCGGCTTCGGTTCTACTGCCGGCATCCGCGTAGTAGCGGGCCCCAAACCCGACGCGCCAGAAGTACTGGCACAGCTGTTGCGACCGCTTCGCGTCCGGGTTCATTCGACCATTCCGGTCGAAGAAGTGCGACAGCACGACAAGCACAGCGGGGTAGCTGAGAAGCCCCAGGCTGGGCAGACTAACGGCCTGACGGAGGAAGTCCACCGTCAGCTTGAGGCACGCGCCGGTGTGCCCCCAGGCTTCGGCGATATCGTCGCGTCCCACCCCCATGATGTCCCGCTCGGACACGCCGCCTCGCACGTGCGCTGCGATGGCCTGCAGCATTAGTCTTCCGTCAAAGCCGAAGCCCTTTTGCTCGAACTCGTCTGAGAGCTGATCCCATCTCTCTCGCAGGTTGAAGTCCTTCGACCATGTCTTCGCCACCATGATGTCGAACAGGTTCAGCGACATGCCGCCCCTGTTGACGCGCTCGAACATCTCGCAGACCGCGTGGGAGGGTTGGTTGCGTACCCGGACTACAGGGAACTGGTAGGTCCGAAAGGCCTCACGAATCTCGCTGAACCGACGCAGTCGCGCCTTGGCCAGCCGAGGCGTGATGGTGTGCGCCCTCTCGCCCACAAGGTCAGCAAGGGGTATGCAGGTACGAGCGTTCGGACAGTCTCTTCGGAAGATCTCCTCGCGTCGCGGGTCGGCCTCCAGGTCCGCGTATACCTTGTAGGTCTCGCCCTCCACCTCGGCCTCGACCACCGAGGCATAGAGAGAGGTGATTCGCTGCTGCCCGTCAAGGACGTAGCTCACTTGCCTGCCTGCAGGGACATCGGGAAGCGCAATGTTGCCGATGTTCCGAAGTGACCCGAGCTCCTCCTCAGTGTCCCAGAACAGGAAGGAGCCGATGGGGTAGCACTTCGCGATGGAGTCGAGCAGCCGGAGCGTGCGATCGAGGTCCCAGTCGAAATCCCTCTGGAAGGCGGGTATCTTGACAACCCCCTGCCCGATGTCCTCGATGAGCTGGGTGTAGCCCATGGTTTCGATGCTAACCGAAGGTTCGGCCATACTGCTGAACACCTCCGCGGCTCGTGACTGCCGCATGCTGTGCGAACGACGCCCAGTCTGCGCCAACAGCCAGTCTTGAGGGTAAGGGCAGACTAGGAGGCCGATTCAGTACACATGGGCGTCTGCTCGTTCCGCATTTTGCCGTCTATCACCTGCTGAGGGTCTTGAGGGCCTCCAGCTTGGTCCTCGCAGCGCCGCTGTCCAAGCTCGCAGCGGCCTTCTCCAGGCCTTCCTCCATACTCCTCGCCAGGCCGCCGATGTAGATGGCTGCCGCAGCGTTGAGCAGGACGATGTCGCGCCGCGGTCCCTTCTCACCTTCGAGCACGGCCATCAGGAGTGCCGCGCAGGTCTGCGGGTCGCCGCCGCTGATCTGGTCGAGCTCGGCGCGCTCGATGCCGAACTGCTCCGGCGTCCAGGTCTGGGTCGTGACCGCCCCGTCGCGAAGCTCCGAGACCTGCGTCTCGCCGACGGTGGAGATCTCGTCCATGCCCACCAGGCCGTGGACGACCAGGGCGTGCTCGCTGCCCAGGGTCAGCAGGGCCTCGGCCAGCAGCTCGGTGTACTGCGGCGCAAACACACCGATGAGCTGCCGACGTGCCCCGGCGGGGTTTGTCAGCGGACCGAGAACGTTGAACACGGTGCGCAGGCCCAGCTCACGTCGCGGGCCGATGGCATACCGCATCGCCGGGTGCAAGGTCGGCGCGAAGAGAAAGCCGATGCCGATCTCATCGAGGCAGTGCGAGACCACCTCGGGCGATGCCTCGATGTTCACGCCCACGGCCTTCAGGACATCGGCGCTTCCGCAGCGACTCGAGACGGCCCGGTTCCCGTGCTTGGCGATTGCGACCCCGGCTCCGGCTGCTACCAGAGCAGCGGCGGTGGAGATGTTGAAGGTGTCGACGCGGTCGCCACCGGTTCCGCAGGTGTCGATGACGTTCTTGCGCGAAGTGCGGATTGGCACGGCATTGTCTCGCATGGCCCGGGCGAAGCCGCCGATCTCCTCGGCGGTCTCCCCCTTCATGCGCAGGGCGATCAGGAAGCCGCCGATCTGGGCATCCGTTGCATTGCCGCTCATGATCACGTTCAGGGCGCCGTAGGCCTGCTCAGGGGCCAGGTCGCGGCCCGAAACCAACTCATCAAGGATCGTCTTCAGCATGTGGATAGGCTCCACCATAATGGGCCTCCACCCTTCCACGACGCCCTCCGGCGCCGCGTGTAGTGTTCAGGGATTGGGAGGGGCTGCCGGAGGGGCCGACCAGCCCGGTAGGGATACGTCAGAGGACCTTGCGCGCCCTCACTGCCCACAGGGGCGAGATCTTGAGAAACCAGCGCAGTTTTGGGTGCTCCTCAAGCCCCGCCGCATCAGGCACGGGCTCCTCGGAAGCGACGATCATGAGGCCCGCCTCGGCCAGGGCATTGAGGTACTCGCTGAGGTTGAAGCAGAACTGGTAGGTCTCGTCGCCGAACCACCGCGCAACCTTCTCGAGCACGACCGCAGGTCCGTAGTAGTCGCGGATCACGCAAGCGGTCCTGAGGCCCTCGTCGTCCGCCTCCCACTCGCCACGCTCCAGCACGGGGTGAGGGATGATGAAGACCATCTCACCACCAGGCTTGAGCAACCGGGAGGCTACGGCGAAAGTGTCCAGTCCGTTCGGGGGCTCCGTCAGGGCCATAGCGGAGGTCACAAGGTCGAAGCTACCAGGCTCGAAGGGCGACGGATCGGTCATGTCGCCGAGCCGGTAGGTGATGTCGAGGCCCTGTTGCGCCGCTTCCTCTCGGGCTGCGGTGATCAGAGTCGGGGTCAGGTCAACGCCCGTGCAGTGAGCGCCGGCACGGGTGAGCTCACGCGTGACGGCACCCTCGCCGCAGCCAAGGTCGATCAGGCGCTTGCCGGCAACGTTCCCGACGAGCCGCCAGAAGGCAGGCAGGATGACATGCTCGCGCCAGGCGCTCTTTCGCTCACGCACCAGCGCGATCCAGTCGACGGCCGAACGTTCCCAGGCGTCCGCCGCCTCCTTTGCGGTTGGCGGGGCAACCCAGTGTCTCATGGCTTGCGGCCCATCTGCACGAAGTTACGCAGCAGGTCCATGCCCGGCCCGGTCATGATGGACTCGGGGTGGAACTGCACGCCCTCGATGGGGTACTCGCGGTGGCGCAGGCCCATGATCTCGCCCTGGTCGGTCTCGGCCGAGATCTCCAGACACGCGGGCAGCGAATCGCGCATGACGAGCAGTGAGTGGTAACGGATTGCGTCGAAGGGGTTGGGCAGGCCGGCAAAGACACCCTTGCCGTCGTGATGGATGGGCGAGCTTTTGCCGTGCATGAGCCGGTCGGCGCGCTTCACCTCGCCGCCGAAGACCTGACCGATGGACTGGTGGCCCAGGCAGACGCCGAGGATGGGGACCTTTCCGGCCATGTGCTGGATCAGAGGCATGGAAATACCGGCCTCTGCGGGGGTGCAGGGACCGGGAGAGATGACGAGCAGGTCAGGCTTTGCGTCCTCGACCTGTTCGACGGTGATCTTGTCGTTGCGGTATACGCGTACCTCTTCGCCCAGTTGTGCGAAGTACTGGACCAAGTTGTAGGTGAAGGAGTCGTAGTTGTCGATGAGAAGGAGCATGGTCGGTGTATGTCTCCACAGTGCCGGTCTCGATCGCGTCCGACCGATCCCGGCTGGCCCGGAAGGCGGGCCGTGCCAGAGCCTGGGCTGAGACTCCCATACCGATACGTCGTTCTCCCCGCACCGGAGACAGCTACGCCAGCATGGGATCGTTACCCGACCTTGGTTCTATCTTCGCGCATCGAGGGCGAAACGTCAAGGGAGGGGCGGCACCTCACCCCCTGTCCCCTCTTCACGCGTGGCGAGGGGGAAAGGCAAGGGCAACAGATCACGGCCAGGGCGTCTCACTGCCCGCCAAGAATCCAAGTGGCCCGTCCGAAGACGGGCCACCCTGGATCCTACGGGCATGGACTAGAGGCAGTTACTTGACGGTAACGGTCTTGGCCAGGTTGCGCGGCTGGTCGATGTGCTCGCCGCGGAGGTCGGCCATGTGGTACGCAAGCAACTGCAAGGGGATGGCGATGGTGATCGGCGACACATACTCGTGAGTCGCCGGGACCCAGATCATGTCGTTGGGCTGAGCCGCAATGTCACTCGGGTCGGCATCGGGGTCGACGCCGGTCTGCGGGATCTTCTCGTCGCCGTCATAGGCCACGGCAACAAGCGGGCCACTGCGGGCCTTGATCTCCATGATGTTGCCGACCATCTCGTCGTGAGTCGGGCCTGCGGGCGCGACGGCCAGGACAAACATCTCCGGGCAGACGAGGGCGATCGGACCGTGCTTCATCTCGCCGGCGGAGTAGGCCTCGGCGTGGATGTAGCTGATCTCCTTGAGCTTGAGAGCGCCCTCCATGGCGGTGGCGAGGTTGACGCCACGGGCCAGGTAGAGCGCATTGGACTTTTGGTAGTACTTCTTGGCGACCGCGAGCACGTCATCCTCGCGGGACAGAAGGGTCTCGGCCTGCGCCGGAGCGGCAAGGAGGGCCTTCTTGATCTCGCGGATCTGCTCGGGGGAAGCGGTGCCACGGATCTCGGCGAAGTACAGCGCGAGGAGCTCGATGGTGAGGACCTGGAGGGTGTAGGCCTTGGTGGAGGCGACACCGATCTCCGGACCGGCCTGGATGTAGGCCACGCCGTCACTCTCGCGAGCGATGGAGCTGTCGACGACGTTGATGACGCCGATGACCTTGGCGCCCTTGCGCCTCATGGCGCGCAGACCCTCAAGGGTGTCGGCGGTCTCACCGGACTGGCTGACGACGATGCAGAGGGTGTCGTCGAGGACGACGGGATCGCGCTGCTGGAGCTCGGCGGCCAGATCAGCTTCGGCCGGGATGCGTGCCAGCTTGTCCATGAGGAAGCGGCCGACGACGCCTGCATGGTAAGCGGTGCCGCAGGCGGTGAAGACGACCTTCTTGAGGTTGCGGATCTCGTCGACGGTCAGGCCGATGTTCTCGAAGGTGATGGGCTTGTCCGGATCACTGAGGCGACCGGCAAGGCAGGCCCGCATCGCATCGGGCTGCTCGTGGATCTCCTTGTGCATGAACTTCTTGTGGCCGCCCTTCTCCGCCGCGTCGGCGGGCCAGGGGATCACATAGGGGTCGTGGTGGATCGGGTTGAGCTGCAGGTCCGTGATCTCGACGCCGTCGACCGTGATCTTGCATAGCTCGTCGTCGTTGATGACGTAGACCTTGTCGGTCTCGGCCCGGATCGCGCCCATGTCGGAGGCGATGTAGTTCTCGCCCTCGCCGATGCCGACGACCAGCGGGGAGAAGCGGCGGACGGCGATAAGCTCGTTGGGGCTGTCGCAGCAGATGATGCCGAAGGCGAAGGCACCCTTGAGATCGAGAACGGCCTTGCGAGCGGCCTCGCGCAGATCGCCATCGTAGTATTTCTCGACGAGGTGAGCCATGACCTCAGTGTCGGTCTGGCTCTTGAAGACGTGACCCTCGCCCTCAAGCTGAGTGCGGAGTTCCTGGTAGTTCTCGATGATGCCGTTGTGGACAACGGCGATCTTGCCGTCGCAGCTCAGATGCGGATGGGAGTTCTCGACGGAGGGCTTGCCGTGGGTGGCCCAGCGGGTGTGGCCGATTCCCAGAGAGCCGACGAGCGGCTGCTTGCCGAGGGTTTCCTGCATGATATCGAGCTTGCCGACGACTTTGCGGGTGTCGAGG encodes:
- a CDS encoding methyltransferase domain-containing protein gives rise to the protein MRHWVAPPTAKEAADAWERSAVDWIALVRERKSAWREHVILPAFWRLVGNVAGKRLIDLGCGEGAVTRELTRAGAHCTGVDLTPTLITAAREEAAQQGLDITYRLGDMTDPSPFEPGSFDLVTSAMALTEPPNGLDTFAVASRLLKPGGEMVFIIPHPVLERGEWEADDEGLRTACVIRDYYGPAVVLEKVARWFGDETYQFCFNLSEYLNALAEAGLMIVASEEPVPDAAGLEEHPKLRWFLKISPLWAVRARKVL
- a CDS encoding GAF domain-containing protein, producing the protein MTCSYEQTLAHIRDTVPGRSPEEAVQVAMQAIQDRHPRYQWVGVYVLRGDVLELGPFVGKPTDHVRIPVGRGVCGTAVSERTNQVIQDVRAIENYLACSDTVRSEIVVLLWHEGQIVGQIDSDCDDPGAYSLEDETFLRGVAEVLAPLVAQL
- the glmS gene encoding glutamine--fructose-6-phosphate transaminase (isomerizing), with translation MCGIVGYIGTRQAPAICLAGLRRLEYRGYDSAGISVVTAAGTLDTRKVVGKLDIMQETLGKQPLVGSLGIGHTRWATHGKPSVENSHPHLSCDGKIAVVHNGIIENYQELRTQLEGEGHVFKSQTDTEVMAHLVEKYYDGDLREAARKAVLDLKGAFAFGIICCDSPNELIAVRRFSPLVVGIGEGENYIASDMGAIRAETDKVYVINDDELCKITVDGVEITDLQLNPIHHDPYVIPWPADAAEKGGHKKFMHKEIHEQPDAMRACLAGRLSDPDKPITFENIGLTVDEIRNLKKVVFTACGTAYHAGVVGRFLMDKLARIPAEADLAAELQQRDPVVLDDTLCIVVSQSGETADTLEGLRAMRRKGAKVIGVINVVDSSIARESDGVAYIQAGPEIGVASTKAYTLQVLTIELLALYFAEIRGTASPEQIREIKKALLAAPAQAETLLSREDDVLAVAKKYYQKSNALYLARGVNLATAMEGALKLKEISYIHAEAYSAGEMKHGPIALVCPEMFVLAVAPAGPTHDEMVGNIMEIKARSGPLVAVAYDGDEKIPQTGVDPDADPSDIAAQPNDMIWVPATHEYVSPITIAIPLQLLAYHMADLRGEHIDQPRNLAKTVTVK
- the trpC gene encoding indole-3-glycerol phosphate synthase TrpC, with protein sequence MADTILDEIVANRRLEVEALKQKVPVHHLQERIRQLGSPRNFRAMLRGPQVKVIAEIKYGSPSHGAFDQLLDPRVLAQEYSGNGASAISCVTEAKFFHGYDFMVHRARSYMPLPVLRKDFICDDYQVYESRALEADAILLIVAALRDLELRLLLQLAKSLDLGVLVETHNAEEIQRALDAGAEVIGINNRDLKTMTVDLAHTEALASRVPRDRLLVSESGVHGIEDVQRLAACGVDAVLVGSILMESEDPGQRLRPLTSVQARPGERPRDRTEV
- the trpD gene encoding anthranilate phosphoribosyltransferase yields the protein MVEPIHMLKTILDELVSGRDLAPEQAYGALNVIMSGNATDAQIGGFLIALRMKGETAEEIGGFARAMRDNAVPIRTSRKNVIDTCGTGGDRVDTFNISTAAALVAAGAGVAIAKHGNRAVSSRCGSADVLKAVGVNIEASPEVVSHCLDEIGIGFLFAPTLHPAMRYAIGPRRELGLRTVFNVLGPLTNPAGARRQLIGVFAPQYTELLAEALLTLGSEHALVVHGLVGMDEISTVGETQVSELRDGAVTTQTWTPEQFGIERAELDQISGGDPQTCAALLMAVLEGEKGPRRDIVLLNAAAAIYIGGLARSMEEGLEKAAASLDSGAARTKLEALKTLSR
- a CDS encoding aminodeoxychorismate/anthranilate synthase component II; this translates as MLLLIDNYDSFTYNLVQYFAQLGEEVRVYRNDKITVEQVEDAKPDLLVISPGPCTPAEAGISMPLIQHMAGKVPILGVCLGHQSIGQVFGGEVKRADRLMHGKSSPIHHDGKGVFAGLPNPFDAIRYHSLLVMRDSLPACLEISAETDQGEIMGLRHREYPIEGVQFHPESIMTGPGMDLLRNFVQMGRKP
- the trpB gene encoding tryptophan synthase subunit beta; translated protein: MTTQAEPGRFGRYGGQYVPEMLMAALQELDAVYAEAKADPSFQQELDAYLRDYAGRPSPLTYAARLSELVGAKVYLKREDLNHTGSHKINNTLGQGLLARRMGKPRVIAETGAGQHGVASATVAALFGMKCAVYMGTEDIRRQELNCYRMQLLGSEVVPVSSGSGTLADALDEAMRDWIENVDDTFYIIGSVCGPHPYPTMVRDFQSVIGKEARQQCLEKEGRLPTKVFACVGGGSNAMGIFHDFLGDEGVELIGVEAAGMGVDTDKHAATLTKGTFGILHGAAEYVLQDEDGQVLEAYSISAGLDYPGVGPEHCYLKDTGRAQYVPVTDREALDAFIALSEMEGIIPALESSHAVAEVLKRKGQFAPDDLIVINVSGRGDKDVAEVKRLLALRG
- a CDS encoding DUF262 domain-containing protein, whose protein sequence is MAEPSVSIETMGYTQLIEDIGQGVVKIPAFQRDFDWDLDRTLRLLDSIAKCYPIGSFLFWDTEEELGSLRNIGNIALPDVPAGRQVSYVLDGQQRITSLYASVVEAEVEGETYKVYADLEADPRREEIFRRDCPNARTCIPLADLVGERAHTITPRLAKARLRRFSEIREAFRTYQFPVVRVRNQPSHAVCEMFERVNRGGMSLNLFDIMVAKTWSKDFNLRERWDQLSDEFEQKGFGFDGRLMLQAIAAHVRGGVSERDIMGVGRDDIAEAWGHTGACLKLTVDFLRQAVSLPSLGLLSYPAVLVVLSHFFDRNGRMNPDAKRSQQLCQYFWRVGFGARYYADAGSRTEADMKLMGDLAGKTRRVLWEVDPVPPERIIEAPHKPSWAFSAAVLAALAKTGPVDLHSGMPVTLDNSLSRANGRHYHHIFPKKWLAGKGWDEKQANSVANIMLIPAQTNLGIGAQPPSKYLREFARKAGTNWRRWLRTHLIFSSAEDALMRDDYARFLKERSKSIADRANRLMGL